The Flavobacteriales bacterium genome has a segment encoding these proteins:
- a CDS encoding helix-turn-helix transcriptional regulator has protein sequence MTDQPAFAKQLDTLRLKLSEYHVGDVDWTEEDRFFIQRLEDLPFDFQIVQCLASNEFQEVNGLEESFGHDSGTFDLDSFYWNVHPEDLAEVISTDIQLITWLNRARNGSIKRTLLTAQFRFADRSGTYHIINRNSFIIKQDDAGRAACVFHFFVDVTDTEQFGRVRYRFQHPGQRKRRSRTKTQIGVILTKREEEVLRLIVKGYSSEEISKRLYISKETVYRHRKNMIKKTNVKSTKNLAMKAISENWV, from the coding sequence ATGACTGACCAACCAGCGTTTGCAAAACAGCTCGATACCCTCCGTCTTAAACTCAGTGAATATCATGTAGGGGATGTAGACTGGACAGAAGAAGACCGGTTCTTCATCCAGCGATTGGAGGATCTCCCTTTTGACTTTCAGATCGTTCAATGCCTCGCCAGTAATGAATTCCAAGAAGTGAATGGATTGGAAGAGTCCTTTGGCCATGACAGTGGAACTTTCGATCTGGATTCCTTCTATTGGAATGTTCATCCAGAGGATCTGGCCGAAGTCATTTCTACAGACATCCAACTCATCACCTGGCTCAATAGGGCCCGGAATGGATCTATCAAGCGCACATTGCTTACAGCCCAATTCAGGTTTGCCGATCGCTCAGGTACGTATCATATCATCAATCGGAATTCATTCATCATCAAACAGGATGATGCAGGAAGAGCGGCATGTGTATTCCACTTCTTCGTGGATGTCACCGATACAGAGCAATTCGGAAGGGTCCGCTATCGATTCCAACATCCCGGTCAACGAAAGCGTAGGTCGCGAACCAAGACCCAGATAGGTGTTATCCTGACCAAGCGGGAAGAAGAGGTGCTACGCTTGATCGTCAAAGGATACTCGAGCGAGGAGATCAGCAAGCGATTGTATATCTCCAAAGAGACGGTCTATCGTCATCGGAAGAACATGATCAAGAAGACCAATGTCAAAAGCACGAAAAACCTGGCCATGAAGGCTATTTCTGAGAATTGGGTCTGA